From a region of the Lactuca sativa cultivar Salinas chromosome 4, Lsat_Salinas_v11, whole genome shotgun sequence genome:
- the LOC111896520 gene encoding basic leucine zipper 43, with amino-acid sequence MEGNYYLAPEYEDHSCNFSTNFTSLQNDNMSSSHQFLTNLPYCHQTTHPQVPIVDFYPQSSSLSYNNSSTSDEAEDNQMSIINERKQRRMISNRESARRSRMRKQKQLDELCTQVMRLRNENHGLMDKLNRFSETHEQVIQENNRLKKETTELRQLLSEAQLARTYTTLKDLDDDQEVVLVPSCTTAHLRAQSSKNSTAKNSSNLLH; translated from the coding sequence atggaaggAAATTACTATTTAGCCCCTGAGTATGAAGACCATTCATGTAACTTCTCTACAAACTTCACTTCATTGCAAAACGACAATATGTCATCCTCTCACCAGTTTCTAACAAACTTACCTTATTGTCATCAAACTACTCATCCTCAAGTACCCATTGTGGATTTCTATCCACAGTCTTCATCTCTGAGCTACAATAACTCGAGCACATCAGATGAAGCCGAGGATAACCAGATGAGTATCATCAACGAGAGGAAGCAAAGAAGGATGATATCAAACAGGGAATCAGCTCGAAGGTCGAGGATGAGGAAACAGAAGCAACTGGACGAGCTTTGCACCCAGGTTATGCGACTCAGGAATGAGAACCATGGGCTTATGGACAAGTTGAACCGCTTCTCAGAGACCCATGAACAAGTTATTCAAGAAAATAATAGGCTAAAGAAAGAAACCACGGAACTAAGGCAGTTGCTTAGTGAAGCACAACTTGCTAGAACTTACACTACTCTGAAAGATCTTGATGATGATCAAGAGGTGGTGCTTGTTCCTTCTTGCACCACTGCTCATCTCAGGGCTCAATCATCCAAAAATTCTACAGCTAAAAACTCCTCCAATCTGCTTCATTGA